The proteins below come from a single Thermopolyspora flexuosa genomic window:
- a CDS encoding helix-turn-helix domain-containing protein — protein sequence MGDRGGAGQGAEVEARLAGRLARLREEHGWSLEELAGRTGVSRSTLSRLERGQISPTAALLNKLCAAYGRTMSRLLAEVEQEPPRLIAADRQPVWRDEGSGFVRRSVSPPHPGLRGELVEGTLRPGADIRYDEPSVPGLEQHIWVLDGVLEVTVGGDVHRVEAGDCLRFRLWGPTRFRCPGPGPVRYLLAVISP from the coding sequence ATGGGAGATCGCGGTGGTGCGGGGCAGGGTGCGGAGGTGGAGGCGCGGCTGGCCGGGCGGCTGGCACGGCTGCGCGAGGAACACGGCTGGTCACTGGAGGAGCTGGCCGGCCGTACGGGGGTGAGCCGCTCGACGCTGTCGCGGCTGGAGCGGGGGCAGATCAGCCCCACGGCGGCGCTGCTGAACAAGCTGTGCGCGGCCTACGGGCGGACGATGTCACGCCTGCTCGCCGAGGTGGAGCAGGAGCCGCCGAGGCTGATCGCGGCCGACCGGCAGCCGGTGTGGCGGGACGAGGGGTCGGGTTTCGTCCGGCGGTCGGTGTCGCCGCCCCACCCGGGGCTGCGCGGCGAGCTGGTGGAGGGCACGCTGCGGCCGGGCGCCGACATCCGCTACGACGAGCCGTCCGTGCCCGGGCTGGAGCAGCACATCTGGGTGCTCGACGGCGTGCTGGAGGTCACCGTCGGCGGCGACGTCCACCGCGTCGAGGCGGGGGACTGCCTGCGGTTCCGCCTGTGGGGCCCGACCCGGTTCCGCTGCCCCGGTCCCGGCCCGGTCCGCTACCTGCTGGCGGTGATCTCCCCATGA
- a CDS encoding GNAT family N-acetyltransferase, producing MHTIERLSPEEFGRHVEELGGLLADVVAGGASVGFLAPFDRRAAADWWRERQPEVADGRLTVWVARGPSGIAGTVSLSLPPQANAAHRGEIVKLMVHPDARGRGLGRALLRTAEQGAAQAGLTLLLLDTVAGSPADHLYGSAGWTRYGVVPGYATDPNGVPEDAGFYYKRLV from the coding sequence GTGCACACGATCGAGCGGCTGTCGCCGGAGGAGTTCGGCCGCCACGTGGAGGAGCTGGGCGGGCTGCTCGCCGACGTGGTCGCCGGCGGCGCGTCCGTGGGTTTCCTGGCGCCCTTCGACCGCCGCGCGGCCGCCGACTGGTGGCGGGAGCGGCAGCCGGAGGTGGCGGACGGCCGCCTCACCGTCTGGGTCGCCCGCGGCCCGTCCGGCATCGCCGGGACCGTCAGCCTGTCCCTGCCGCCGCAGGCGAACGCCGCGCACCGCGGCGAGATCGTCAAGCTCATGGTCCACCCCGACGCGCGCGGCCGGGGCCTCGGCCGCGCCCTGCTGCGCACGGCCGAGCAGGGCGCCGCGCAGGCCGGGCTCACCCTGTTGCTGCTGGACACCGTGGCCGGCAGCCCCGCCGATCACCTGTACGGCTCGGCGGGCTGGACCAGATACGGCGTGGTGCCCGGATATGCGACCGACCCGAACGGCGTGCCGGAGGACGCCGGCTTTTACTACAAGCGCCTGGTGTAG
- a CDS encoding TSUP family transporter — protein MSLPVVAGAVAIGVTLGLFGGGGSILTVPLLVYLAGMPAKPAIATSLFVVGVTSLAGLAGHARAGRIRWRTGLIFGLAGMAGAYGGGLVGPHLPAPLLLAAFALMMLATAVAMIRGRRTPHPARRRDGELPLAHVLAEGAAVGLVTGLVGAGGGFLVVPALVLLGGMPMPAAVATSLVVIALKSFAGLAGYLHAVAIDWPVALPVTAAAVAGAVAGGRLAARVRAERLRRAFGWFVLAMGVFVLAGQAPPGLAAALLGTGWGIAALAAALVVAAAALLAARRAAGPAARRAGKPERRSTMFFARYYLDCLSQASYMVGDRATGRAVVVDPRRDIGEYLADAERHGLRIEGVINTHFHADFLAGHLELAAATGAWIGYGSRAEAEYPIRRLADGERIELGDVVLEIMETPGHTPESISILVYEHATDPAPYGVLTGDTLFVGDVGRPDLLASLGYGAGELARMLHRSVRRLMELPDGTRVYPAHGAGSACGKNLSAEPWSTIGEQRRTNHACAPMSEEEFVALVTQGQPPAPGYFGYDAVLNRKRHGLLDVTARAVPLTAEEVIARRDGGAVVLDARDPQSYALAHLRGSINVALDGRFAERAGMVVAPGAEIVVVAPQDRESEVVTRLARIGFDNVAGYLREPEAAFLAMPGEVARSRRMTAAELRAALEGEAPPFLLDVRNEGEAAADGAIQDAGGGAARIPLAELPARLGEVPADRPVVVYCASGGRSVTAMSLLEREGRGDVADLIGGYQAWKRTVAPAAA, from the coding sequence ATGAGCCTTCCGGTCGTGGCCGGAGCCGTGGCCATCGGCGTCACGCTCGGCCTGTTCGGCGGCGGCGGGTCGATCCTCACCGTCCCGCTGCTGGTCTACCTGGCCGGCATGCCCGCCAAGCCCGCCATCGCCACCTCCCTGTTCGTCGTCGGCGTGACCAGCCTCGCCGGTCTGGCCGGCCACGCCCGCGCCGGGCGCATCCGCTGGCGCACCGGCCTGATCTTCGGCCTGGCCGGCATGGCCGGGGCGTACGGCGGAGGCCTGGTCGGCCCGCACCTGCCCGCGCCGCTGCTGCTGGCCGCCTTCGCGCTGATGATGCTCGCCACCGCCGTGGCGATGATCCGCGGCCGCCGTACCCCGCACCCGGCCCGCCGCCGCGACGGGGAACTCCCGCTTGCGCACGTGCTCGCCGAAGGGGCCGCGGTCGGGCTGGTCACCGGGCTGGTCGGCGCCGGCGGCGGATTCCTCGTGGTGCCCGCGCTGGTGCTGCTCGGCGGCATGCCGATGCCGGCCGCGGTGGCCACCTCGCTGGTGGTGATCGCGCTGAAGTCGTTCGCCGGGCTCGCCGGCTACCTGCACGCGGTCGCGATCGACTGGCCGGTCGCGCTGCCGGTCACCGCCGCGGCCGTGGCCGGCGCCGTCGCGGGCGGTCGGCTCGCCGCGCGGGTGCGGGCCGAGCGGCTGCGCCGGGCGTTCGGCTGGTTCGTGCTGGCCATGGGGGTGTTCGTGCTCGCCGGGCAGGCCCCGCCCGGCCTGGCCGCCGCGCTGCTCGGCACCGGCTGGGGCATCGCCGCGCTCGCCGCCGCCCTGGTAGTCGCCGCGGCCGCGCTGCTCGCCGCGAGACGGGCGGCCGGCCCCGCCGCGCGACGTGCCGGGAAACCCGAAAGGAGATCCACCATGTTCTTCGCCCGCTACTACCTCGACTGCCTCTCCCAGGCCTCCTACATGGTCGGCGACCGCGCCACCGGGCGCGCCGTCGTCGTCGACCCCCGCCGCGACATCGGCGAGTACCTCGCCGACGCCGAGCGGCACGGGCTGCGCATCGAAGGCGTGATCAACACCCACTTCCACGCCGACTTCCTCGCCGGCCACCTCGAGCTCGCCGCCGCCACCGGGGCGTGGATCGGCTACGGCAGCCGCGCCGAGGCCGAGTACCCCATCCGCAGGCTCGCCGACGGCGAGCGCATCGAGCTCGGCGACGTCGTGCTGGAGATCATGGAGACGCCGGGGCACACCCCCGAGTCGATCAGCATCCTCGTCTACGAGCACGCCACCGACCCCGCCCCGTACGGGGTGCTCACCGGCGACACGCTGTTCGTCGGCGACGTGGGCCGCCCCGACCTGCTCGCCTCGCTCGGGTACGGCGCCGGCGAGCTCGCCCGCATGCTCCACCGCAGCGTCCGGCGGCTGATGGAGCTGCCCGACGGCACCCGCGTCTACCCCGCCCACGGCGCCGGGTCGGCCTGCGGCAAGAACCTCTCGGCCGAGCCGTGGTCCACCATCGGCGAGCAGCGCCGTACCAACCACGCCTGCGCCCCGATGAGCGAGGAGGAGTTCGTCGCCCTCGTCACCCAGGGGCAGCCGCCCGCCCCCGGCTACTTCGGGTACGACGCGGTGCTCAACCGCAAGCGGCACGGGCTGCTGGACGTGACCGCCCGTGCCGTGCCGCTGACCGCCGAGGAGGTGATCGCCCGGCGCGACGGCGGCGCCGTCGTCCTCGACGCCCGCGACCCCCAGTCCTACGCCCTGGCCCACCTGCGCGGCTCGATCAACGTCGCCCTCGACGGCCGGTTCGCCGAGCGCGCCGGCATGGTCGTCGCCCCCGGCGCGGAGATCGTCGTCGTGGCCCCGCAGGACCGCGAGAGCGAGGTGGTCACCCGGCTGGCCCGGATCGGGTTCGACAACGTGGCCGGTTACCTGCGCGAACCGGAGGCCGCCTTCCTGGCCATGCCCGGCGAGGTCGCCCGCAGCCGCCGGATGACCGCGGCCGAGCTGCGCGCCGCCCTCGAGGGCGAGGCGCCGCCGTTCCTGCTCGATGTGCGCAACGAGGGGGAGGCCGCCGCCGACGGCGCCATCCAGGACGCGGGCGGCGGCGCGGCCCGGATCCCGCTCGCCGAGCTTCCCGCCCGGCTGGGGGAGGTCCCGGCCGACCGGCCGGTGGTCGTCTACTGCGCGAGCGGCGGCCGCTCGGTCACCGCGATGAGCCTGCTGGAGCGCGAGGGCCGCGGCGATGTGGCCGACCTGATCGGCGGCTACCAGGCCTGGAAGCGCACCGTCGCCCCCGCCGCCGCCTGA
- a CDS encoding rhodanese-like domain-containing protein → MNPDHSSHVDAVTAQALIATNPDVLVVDVRTPGEFESAHIEGAINLPLEQVDDHLRRVVADAGGTVLLICQSGARATRAHKRLCEAGMSGAKVLSGGMNAWIAAGGPVVRGRPRWSLERQVRLTAGAIVLAALVADLWLPGLRLAAAAIGAGLVVSAVTDTCALGALLARLPYNRGRGTTAACPAPRA, encoded by the coding sequence ATGAACCCTGACCACTCCTCACACGTCGACGCCGTCACCGCGCAGGCGCTGATCGCCACCAACCCCGACGTGCTCGTCGTCGACGTGCGCACCCCCGGCGAGTTCGAGTCCGCGCACATCGAGGGCGCGATCAACCTGCCGCTCGAGCAGGTCGACGACCACCTGCGGCGCGTCGTCGCCGACGCGGGCGGCACCGTGCTGCTCATCTGCCAGTCCGGGGCACGCGCCACCCGCGCCCACAAGCGGCTGTGCGAGGCCGGGATGTCCGGGGCCAAGGTGCTCTCCGGCGGCATGAACGCCTGGATCGCCGCCGGGGGACCGGTGGTCCGCGGCCGGCCGCGGTGGAGCCTGGAACGCCAGGTACGCCTCACCGCGGGCGCGATCGTGCTGGCCGCGCTCGTCGCCGACCTGTGGCTGCCCGGCCTGCGCCTGGCCGCCGCCGCGATCGGCGCCGGGCTGGTCGTCAGCGCCGTGACCGACACCTGCGCCCTGGGCGCCCTGCTCGCCCGCCTTCCCTACAACCGCGGCCGGGGCACCACCGCCGCCTGCCCCGCGCCCCGCGCCTGA